The sequence TAACTTATGATATCTTCCTCTCTGTGATTATGGGAGAGTGCTGTTAGAGCAATGCTTCCATTATTGGATAGCTGGAGCTATCGTAGTCGTTTCCGTTGCGACTTTGCGAATCCCAGTATGACTAATTTCGATAGTTTCTTTAAACAGGTCGCTGCTATCAGCACTTGCTTGAGTCGTTGTATATTTGGCAGGCACGGCATCCATAATATTCCAACGCGCGCCCTCAGTACCATCCTGCTTGTAAATCACCAAAGATGCATCGCCAGCGTCGGCAACGGCGTTGGTCGTTCCTCCAGTCATGGCGGAAGGATTAGAACCTTGATACCAATTGATTAACACTTCATTATCAATGGCGGTAATAAACTCCAGGGTCATATTTTCATAGGACACGTGAGAAGGAGTAATCTGGGTTCCAGCAGCCACATTCTTTCCGGCAAAAATCGCTTGCCCTTCAGCTGCGGGTTCAATACTCATGGAAATTCCGCTTACCTTTTGCAACTTCAGGGTTGTTATCCCCTTCAGTTCAAAGTAAAACCTGGCTTGAGTGTAATACTCGGTCATTTTTTAAGTTCCTCTACCAATTCTGCTTAGCTAAATTTGTAGTACTTTGTGCTGGCTTAGCTGCTCTAAGCTGCTGTCGCCATCGAAACTACTTTGGTAATCCGCTCGGCTACAATTTCGTAAGTTTCCAGGGCCAGTTCTCCAGATGTCGCATCAACATCGGAAATAGAATATTTCTTGATCCAAGCTCGGTCTAAGTTCCAGCGCAGGATCTCTTTAGTTTTACCAGGAGCGTAGACCGTGAGCGAACCATCTTTACGGTTATTTGCCCATTCACCACTACCGCCTTCTTCGATGGGCATACAAGTGAGAAACCACTCAAATAATCGATTAGCAGCGCCTTGATTTTGATCGTTGAGATAAACCTCAATGGTCATGGAAGGGTTGGTTTCATAACCGGCGATGGTGGTGTGCCGCTCGGCTCCTCTTCTACCGCACTGGATCGGTTTGTCTCCACCGGTAACTTTACCTTCGTAAGTCAAAGCAGCCATGCTTTTGACTTCCAATTCGTCCAAGCCAGTGAAGTTGAGATAAAATCGGTTGGCTGTTGTCGTATAAACTGGAGCTGCCATAGGTTTTACCTTCCTTTTCTCGTAATTTCACAGTATTCAATCCACACTAACCTCAAATCGATTGAGGGGTGTTTTTTTCTTAAGGAAACAACAAGATTTTACAGGTTGTTTCCCGATCGCCGGATAGAATAGCCATCCTAAAT is a genomic window of Roseofilum casamattae BLCC-M143 containing:
- a CDS encoding phage tail protein; this encodes MTEYYTQARFYFELKGITTLKLQKVSGISMSIEPAAEGQAIFAGKNVAAGTQITPSHVSYENMTLEFITAIDNEVLINWYQGSNPSAMTGGTTNAVADAGDASLVIYKQDGTEGARWNIMDAVPAKYTTTQASADSSDLFKETIEISHTGIRKVATETTTIAPAIQ
- a CDS encoding phage tail protein; this encodes MAAPVYTTTANRFYLNFTGLDELEVKSMAALTYEGKVTGGDKPIQCGRRGAERHTTIAGYETNPSMTIEVYLNDQNQGAANRLFEWFLTCMPIEEGGSGEWANNRKDGSLTVYAPGKTKEILRWNLDRAWIKKYSISDVDATSGELALETYEIVAERITKVVSMATAA